CAATCAAGCTCGGAACGatcaacgacaacaacaacaacaacaacacagTGTAGTGAGATGCATGCAGCAATGACAGGATGTTCACGCACCGTAAAAGCCATCTGGGTCATAGCGAATTGCGACGACGGTGCGTGTGGATCGGATTTATGTGTGATCGCCGAGGTTATCGATAAATGTTTCCAGGAATGCCAGGTCTCCTATTCGACATGCATATCGTCAGTCGATGTTTCATCAGAAAGGAGAATGCAATCCATGTAACTTGCCCGAGGTGTAACTCGACTCTGACTAGAAGCGAATTGAGGAAAGGGGGTTTGAAACTTCACAGGAAGAATACAAGAGCATATAATGGCTTTGCGAGAGGACAAACTCTTGAGGATGTTGTGCGAACCTCTTAGATTCCGAGCTTTGAGTGTTGACTGCTGCAGAGAAAACACAATGAGTGAGAAACCATGCTCTATCCATAGGTATACAATTGATATTATCACACAAAAATTTACAACCAAACTCCGCTATATTACTACATTATCTATCCTTTGTAGACAGTCCAATTCTAGACCACTTAGTACTAATGACGATCGCATTTCCTCACATCTTTGACGCAAGATGAGCCACTCCAATACTTGAAGCTGGGATTTCGTAGAGATATCTATTTTTAGTATCATTCCAAGATGcaaacaaatcaatgatGGAAAATCCTATGATACACCGTCCCAGAAAGTGCAATCCACAACGGTCCAATCACATATCCGTTTACCAAAATTTGAAACGTCGCGTGCCAAGCTGACATATACAACAACTATGTGGGGATTGGAAAAAAGACGTCACTCGATATCGAGTAATTTCAGAGATCGTGAGCTGTGCACTAGTTCAAGTCTTAGCATCATACAATGAACATCGATCCTGACAAATAGCTTGAGAACAGAAGCCACCTACTCAGGTAATCAAAAGTATGCTTGGAAAACCCATATCTTGACGCTCGCTGCCTATGAATTTAGCATGGCGACGTTAAGTTGACATTAGCATTCCGGTATTTGAAATTCCATACTGGCAGTTCGCTAGCTGGTGAAATCACTTAATCATTTTTCCAATTTAGCACCTGGTGCTCTCCTGCGTCAACAACGGTTCTACGCTATATTCTGACCCTAGAAATAATCGAGCCAAGTCTAGACTCTAGATACATCTTTGGCGTGATCTTCATAATTGATAATGCTATATAAAGTTAATATGCACCACCTATGTGACCATACTCTGGCTATCGAAGTTGATCAACCGGTTTCCTCGAATCAGATGTATTTAAAAATTGAACCATTTCATCATGATAATCATTCGAAAAGTGTACATATCATTGACATCGGTAACAAACatgaattatatcaaatctcgGGGTCCTTAACTTTCATTTGACACTCCTACACTGCCGGCTTGCCGAGATCTCGACAATTTTAAGGAAACTATGAAATTCCCATTCATGACTAGTTGGCAGCTAATCGTCTACTAAAGTTTAACCGGGCTACGGGAGATGCTAGCTTTTCGGAAGACAGATTTCAAATTGTCAATAATAGAAAAACGtcattatttcttttgtaaCATACAAAGGAGGGATCCCCCGAAAGTTGAGTCATTCCATATCTCAATCTACttattttcattctcattccgTCTATCTGCTCGCTCACTCAAGacaaatcttcttcaagcATTGTTCCTTCTCAATTGCTTATGATGCGGGATACACCTACTCGCATTGAGCCTTCTCGTTCTCAGTTTTCGCAACGCCTTCGCTAGCGTGCTCAGAGACGAGGCAACGCCGATAATGGGGTCGTGaacattttcaaattctcccGGAGACCCAAGTCAACCTAGAAACAGAAGTCTAATTGATGTGGTTGTTCAAATCACACATTTCAACGCATTTCCTGCATCTTATTCGCACAGTATACGTCAGTAAAGCGACGGAGATGATTTACAAAGAGATAGTACGTTCATGAACCTCTAAATGAGAGATCCAACACTGTGAGGGGAATTCAAGCGAGATACTGCCAGCACTAGTATGTTACTCACACCCAAAAAGCGTCAAGATCGACGctgatgttgatgctgaTCCGGAGTTCGATACCATTCACCAGAGGCGACATGACAGGATTACAAAGCTGGATTTGATACCGAACTGAACATGAAACGTGAAGTATGAATTGAACCGGGGCCGCACGCTAGAACCGGACAATAAAGTCTAGGTGCTGCATATATGGAGCACCTTCAACAACTATAACAATAGGATACATTCAAGATCTCAGTTACTCATTTCGCATAACTCAccaaaagagaggaagagaaattaaACCCTTACAAGGTCCTACCTCTTCTCAACTCACAACAACATACTCGAGCTTGAAATTTTGCCATTAGAGAATCCTCGGTACCCAAAGTCCAAACTTTGAGTCTTTGACAGAAGAAGTCACAAGTGATGAATGTTATCGATCCCCGTCTATCTACACGCAGCAACATATTGGGGTTAGAGATACCAGCCGTGTTGTTTCTACCATTTGACTCTCAAGGAAAGTAATATTGATTACTACAGAAGATCCTAGGGACACAATTCGACTCCTCAAACTGGATGGAGATCCTTTATACATATCCACTTCTTTATCGAACCCTAATCATATTCATCTGTTTTACCTTTCCACAACATACTAACAAGGACAATAAGAAATCTGTACTTCAAACAAACGTATTCGTCTTGCATATCCAAGTTGAGGGTGTGAACATGATGGAATAAGAGGACAGGAGAGACTTCGTTGAAGAATATACCAGAGGAAATAGTCAGcagatgttgaagaaaagatatcTACTTTTTCATTCGCTAAGTCGATTATTATGTCTCACATACAGATACAACAATATAAAAACCTAATTTACTACTCTATCTATAACGTAGTGTGGCTTAATCCCAGACTAAAGTAATGAAGCCACGGGTACTTAGGTAAATATGATGCTAGAAATTAGTCCAATCTTTAATACTCGCTAAAGCTCTACAGATGACctctttcattatttcttGCCCTTATTATCGATATCCTCGCTTAAAGATTTCTATGTGATGGATTCCTGTAGTATTACACATCGTACTAATAAAAAATactattttattctattttccatttcctctgcAGGCTCTCATCACCATGGAGctattctcttcctcctcaaaattgctcttctctttccctctttgaCATTGTATCTTGTTACATATCTATTTTACCTCGTGTCCCCTATATGAATCCGAAAATTCtgtattcttatatatacCACTTTCACTTTCACCGAATCCCTTGAGTGGCTTCATTacaatatcacatcatagTAACGCTATATTAACCCTCatttatcttcattttcattgtGATAATCAAGATCTGTGCAGTATCAATCtaattccatcttcatcattcaaAAATCGGCACGTACGATACATACCTCGTTCTCAATAGCCTGTATTTCAAACTTCTATTCATACAGTCATATTGAGATTTCTACTTGCTCTATACCCAGACTCCAGATCTGTACTTACACCACCTTGCGTATCGGCATATGAAATATGATCAGttctaaaaataaaataaaaatcatcatcatgtcattaaaatatcaatagcaTCAAAGTCGCTATGctatatacatatgtaaCCCTCACATTATATTCGCTTCTACAAACACCATTCTCACCATTCCCCTTTTCTACCCCGTTCATTCCTCTACCTCACAGCTGGCGCACGCCTTCCCAACACtatcccatcatcatctcttttCCTTATCTCACAACTCTCCTTAACCAACATCAGAATCATCTCCCCCAGTAACCTCCACACATCAGAAAAGTAATCTGTCCTACCGATGATGATAATCTCTTGACTGAATAATCACAGCTAGTAATCCACGCTcccatttatatatttttctaaACAATCGTCTTGATTGTCAATCTCGActttatctttatatttctatccTTACTCTTGTTATGCTTCCTCTGGGCAGGTTACCAATGATAGTATGTAGTATGTTTGTGTAGTCCTCCATCAACCCCTGAAAATATCACTCACAAAGACGATTCGAGCGGAGAACTTCCCCATTCTATCTCCTATCTCCTATGCAAAAAGAGCGACGGGGAAGGATACAGCACAAAATCTCTATTCTTGAATCCCCATACccatttctctcctcttcacaGCGGCAAACATATAcacctcttctttcccatctctcaTATCTCGCGTCTCCACCCCCCAATTTCCACATCCAAAACCCAAGACagcccccctccccccctccaaaaacCAAAGAACATAAATACCAATAAACAAGTACTTCATACAAGCAAGACAAAAGAACTATCAGTCAAATACCCATAGATAATGTTAAtactaatatcaatatcttaatatacatatatacacatagATACAAACACCATTCCACCACTTCACCACTCCCCTCCACCCaccatcatcccatccatctcaaataACCccttatatacatatacatatacacatacacatacacatacctaacctgcagctgaatcaccAACCCAACCCACAAATCCCCCACAACCAAGCCAATACTCCCAATACTCCCAATACTCCCAATTCAACattccaaacccaaacaGATCACCAACACGACCGAACACCAACCaaccagccagccagccatcAACCACCCACCATTACGAACATTCAAAACCACACGAATGAACAAATCCACATGCTCCAGATTCTCGAATCGTGAAAGTGAGATGAAATCCACAAACTCCACCATCTTCTCAGGTTCACATGATGAACAGACAGGCCGCCGAGCTACCTACACTATCAAAGCATCGCGAAACCATCTGTCAAACCACCTGTTATATTCCACCAATGCGACAACAAGCCCattgactttcttctcaGGACTCGCATGTGAGCGACTATCAGAATCCACATACCATGTACACCCGAGCTTCCCTACATCTACCTTCAATCGTATCCCCGCTCCCAGAAGCGGCCACTTAGCTCTTCTCCAACCGCGTCTTACGTTCATGCCTTTTAGTATGTGAGAACTGATGAATCGATGAACAGGCAGATATATCAGGGCATCCATTCAGAGTTATATCAATCATTAAATGCAGATCCAAATCACGCAAAGAGAATGCAAGTATCGCAAAATACAGAAATGGTAACATTCCGTCATCTGTCAATGAAAAGAAGATAGTAATGTATGCATTGTTTCATTAACACGACGTCAAAAATCCTATCACCAACCAATCCTCAAGTACGACTACGCCATGATGCGACGAAAGAATCAAAACGCCTCAGacaatcatatcaaatcacacGTAAGAACCACCGATATTGTATTATCTTCCATTCAAcccatttcctttccttgtcTCTGAGCCTCATCAGATTAACCCCGCTCTTGCTGCCTCcccacctccatctccaagtaCTTCCTCCATCCTAGCCTTCCCCTTACCAATACCACCTTCACCAACTCCCATCCTCCTTGCCACATATCTTTGTGCTATAACTCCCACACCTAAACTCAATGTCTCTTCCACCCATTCTGCAACCCATTCGCGCGGATCTACTCCTCCGCTCTCTATAATTTGTTGAATCTCCTCTGGCAATCCTGCATGCGCATTCTCTGATTCTGCACCGAAGAACCCTGACTTCTCTTTAGAGGGTGAAGATGTGGAGGTTGGAGTTAAGGGAGCTGGGGCATCGAGCCATTGAATCCATTTAGCAGGAATAGCTTGAGTAAGTGTATAGAAAGTGATGCTATGGATTGGATCTTGAAGGTAAATAGCGAAAGAAATTAATTCAtctggttttggtttttcGTCAACCACGCCTCCTTCTGCCTCTTTTACTGGACCTCCTTGGAACAAATCTTCTGGTGCTTCATGGGTAATCGCTTGGACGGCCATGAAAATATCGCTGCTGCGAACTGGATTTGATTCGCTAAGATCTTCGGTAGCTCGCTGAGCTGCGAGTTCGAGTCCACCATGCGCATCAAAATATTCCTTCGAATAAGCTTCTGCGCTTACGCGGACGAGTTTCGTTCCTTCGATAAGTCCTTTGACGGAACCAATATCACGATTGTCGGTTCCTACGCGCCACCACGGTCCATCACTCCATCCTGCATTGCCTCCAGTATATCCAGCCTCGGATGCGCGACGTGCTGTAGATTCGTGACCACGCTGAATGACAAGCAGATCTCCTCCCTCAACTTGGGCCATCACACGAGAGAATGTAGAATAGATGAGAGGGTCGAGAGAAGGATATCCAATAAAATCATGAGtgatatggatttggagTCGTTCGTGGGACGAAATGGGTGGTGCGATAGTATGAAGAATGTTTGTAAAGGTTGGAAGAGCTCTAGATGTCAACTCACCACCTGCGATATTAATTAGCACTTCCTCTCactttccaaattcttcgAGTCAAAATCTTACCAAAGCCTCTAAGAACTCCAACGTTTCCTTTGACTTGTTCTGCCCATCGTTTAGCTTCTTCATTTTGTTGTATTTCCTTCACTGCAGCTTGAGCATGGTTGACTGCTGCACTagctgttgctgttgctgttgcaaAGACACTTCCCCATGACCATCCTCCACCCGCTGAAGGGGCTTCAGTAGCAGCCTGAGCAATTGGAGCTTTCTTTTCCGCTTCTGGAAGATCGCTACTAGTTGCTGAAGGGGTAAAACTAGTATGAAATGATCGAGTGCTGTCAACAGATTTCCGGGGCAAAGTAGGTTTCTCCTCGCTTGATCTGTCCTCACTTTTGCGAGATGCTGGTGGCGGGGTTGCTGTGTTTGAACGTTTCACCTGTTGAATTCGTGGAGTATGTGGTCGACTTGGTTGCTGTGCTCCAAGGTTTTCCAGTTCCGCAAGCAGATCTTGTTCTGATTGAGAtggttgttttgttttatgTGATTTTGCAGCTCCCTTGGAAGCAGGTGCTTTAACTTTAACCTCGTCAATGCCTTCCAAAAGCTCATTCAATTCGTCATCAGTTGGGGCTggctttgatttctttgaagcCATGGTTGTAAGTGGTGTATCAATTGGTGAGCAGTATCAGAGCAGGCCGAATGATGATTGAAAGGCTTTGCCGGTTGTGGAATGATGGGACCCGTCAGAAGAATGACACAACAAGTGACATTTGCTTTGCTTGTCAACTGTCTTATGAAGCTCTATTTTGACGTTATTGATAAAGCAAATAATGAAGGTCTCACTCAACACGAACATCCATCAACATTCATTGATATGGAGCAAGGCTAACGTAGCCTTGGACCCGTCTGTGATTGGCTCCAGCCACAGTTGAGGCGTTTAAGCACCGAGCGCCGCCATCTAACATTTCACGAAAGCCGCAAACCCCAAATTGAATCGAAATAACCTTTTTAAAGCAGTAAAATGAGAATCTGACCGACTACGATACTTTTGAA
The Botrytis cinerea B05.10 chromosome 5, complete sequence DNA segment above includes these coding regions:
- the Bcmtc1 gene encoding Bcmtc1; this translates as MASKKSKPAPTDDELNELLEGIDEVKVKAPASKGAAKSHKTKQPSQSEQDLLAELENLGAQQPSRPHTPRIQQVKRSNTATPPPASRKSEDRSSEEKPTLPRKSVDSTRSFHTSFTPSATSSDLPEAEKKAPIAQAATEAPSAGGGWSWGSVFATATATASAAVNHAQAAVKEIQQNEEAKRWAEQVKGNVGVLRGFGGELTSRALPTFTNILHTIAPPISSHERLQIHITHDFIGYPSLDPLIYSTFSRVMAQVEGGDLLVIQRGHESTARRASEAGYTGGNAGWSDGPWWRVGTDNRDIGSVKGLIEGTKLVRVSAEAYSKEYFDAHGGLELAAQRATEDLSESNPVRSSDIFMAVQAITHEAPEDLFQGGPVKEAEGGVVDEKPKPDELISFAIYLQDPIHSITFYTLTQAIPAKWIQWLDAPAPLTPTSTSSPSKEKSGFFGAESENAHAGLPEEIQQIIESGGVDPREWVAEWVEETLSLGVGVIAQRYVARRMGVGEGGIGKGKARMEEVLGDGGGEAARAGLI